Sequence from the Petrotoga sp. 9PW.55.5.1 genome:
ACTATCTTTGTCTATCTGTAAAGCATTTCTTATGTTATCTTTTACTTGAGCTATTTTCGAATCAATATTGTCACTTAATCCTATAATAAAAGATTCTATAGTTTTTGGAACTATGGGGCTTCCATATTCTATTTCTCCATGATGAGATAATATAATATGCACCAAATGTTTTAAATCCTTCTCTTTTATTTTAGGATTTATTTTTTTTGACTCATCATACAAGATTTTTGTTCCCAACTGTATATGTCCTATTAATTCACCAGCCTCTGTTTTGATTATTCCAGCAGGAGTTACAGAATATTCTTGAATTTTTCCTATATCGTGCAAAAGAGAGCCAGCTATTATTATATCTTTGTTTATTACTATTTCTTTTTCTTCTTGATATAGATTGCAAAGGTTTAATGAGATTTCTGTAACCATAAGTGAGTGTTCTAGTAAGCCTCCTGGGTAGGCATGATGTACTTCCATAGCTGCTGGAGAGAAGAAAAATTCTTCCTTTAACTTTTGATTTTTTTCAAAGATTTGTTCTAATAAAGCTTTGATTCCATCATTTTCAACTTTTTTTATGTAAATTTCAAGGTTAGATTTTAAGATATTTAAATCATTATTAGAAAATTTTAAATACTTTTCAGGGTTTATTTCAGCCATACTCATTTTTCTAATAGAATCATCTTCATTACTTATATTTATTTGAAGTCTGTTATCAAATAAAACTGTTTTGCCTTTTACTCTAACAACGTCTCCAACTTGTATCTTGTTGTTGTTTTCTTCCGGATAATACCAATCTATAGCTCTTATTGATTGGCTTTTGTCGGATATAGTAATAAGCAAAAATGATTTGTTGCTTTTTGTTTTTTGAAGTCTTTTGCTAATTACTTTTCCTTCTACTTCTTTAATTTCATTTGGTTTTAGATCTGAAATTAAGGATATATTTTCATCGTTTGATTGATTTTCAAAGACATTACCTTTTATTAAATCACCAAGTGAATATTGCTCATTCAAAATAATTTCCTCCTTTGAGATACCTTCTTTGAACTCTTTGCGTGATTTTAGAAGTAATTTCATAGTTAATTGTTTGAGCTCTTTTTGCAACTTCTTCGGCACTTATGTTATCGTCTTTTTGTTTACCTATAATTACCACTTCATCACCGATAGATACATTATTATTATAAGAGATATCAACAACAATTTGATCCATAGAAACTCTTCCTAAAATTTTACACCTTTTTCCATTTATCAAAACTTCTCCCTTATTGGAAAGATTTCTGAAATAACCGTCTGCGTACCTATAGGGATTACAGCAGTTTTTGTTTCTCTTTTTTGCTTTGTATGTTCTTCCATAACCAACTGTATCTTCTGGTAAAAGTTCATGAACGCTTGAAACAACACTTTTTAATTCTAAGATTGGTTTTAAATTTGGTTCGATATGTGTAACGGATGGTTGTAGTCCAAATGTTGCAATTCCAGCTCTTACATAATCTAAAGAATAGTTAGGGAAAAATAATGCACCAGCACTGTTTGAGATATGTTTTATTTTGGAATAAATGCCTTCACTTTCAAAGTACTTAGATAAGGTTATGAACCTATCAAATTGTACGTGTGTAAAGTCATCTTTTTCATCCGCATTTGCAAAATGTGAATATATTCCTTCTATCGATACGTTGTATTTTTTGATTAAACTTACCAATTTTGGAATTTCCGCTTTTTTTATGCCGATTCTGTTTATCCCTGTATCTAGATTAATATGAAACTTAAATTTCTTAACATCACTACCAAGTATAACACATGCTTTTTCTAAGAAATAAGAAGAGGTGATAGTTGGTTTTATAAACTCAGAAAATTCTAAAACTTCTTTTAGATCTTTTGGAGAAAAATAGTTGAAAATTAAAATGGGTATCTTTATTCCTTGTTCTAAAAGATTCAACGCCTCTTCCAAAAAAGCTACCGCTATCATATCATATCCTTCTTTGATAGCGGCCTTAGCTAAGAAAGTTGCCCCATGTCCATATGCGTTTGCTTTTAATACGGGCATAATTTTTGTTTTTGTATGTTTTTGAAGAAAATCTAAATTGTATAAGTATTTGTCAATATCTATATATGCAACAGTTTCTCTGCCTATCATTTACTTTCACCTTTTAAAAAAGATATCAGTTTATCTCTATTTTCTATGTATTTAGAGAGTACTATACTTTTATCTTTCAGAACTATTACTATCTTTTTTGAGGTTATATGAATTTCTCGAATTGAAGATCTTGAGAAATCTTCGTATTGTTCAGAAAAAACTGAAGTCAGAACGTAGAACTTTTTATTTTTTTCATCGTAAATGATTGGGTGTCTCATGAATTTTCTAGTAGAGTAAAACAAAACGGCAGCAATAATTCCTATGAAAGAAACCGCTATATAAGTTTTAGGATAAAGACTATAAATAATGTTGCCTATTATAAATAAAAAGAGTATAAGAATTAAGGGAAGAAAATATAAGACTTTTGAATATCTAAACTTATAAAGCAATATCAAAACCTTCTTCATAAGATTTTATTAAAAGAACGGATAAAAAGATTATACAACAAATCTTTTGTTTTAGCAAAAGGTATTATATAATTACTGGGGGATGACAGTTCTAACCAATTATTTTGGAGGAGGTTTTAGGATGTTTAAAGTTACTGTTGTACAGTTCAAACCAGAACTATTTGAGGTGAAAAAGAACGTTGAGAAGGTTTTGAAAATGATT
This genomic interval carries:
- a CDS encoding 3'-5' exoribonuclease YhaM family protein, with product MNEQYSLGDLIKGNVFENQSNDENISLISDLKPNEIKEVEGKVISKRLQKTKSNKSFLLITISDKSQSIRAIDWYYPEENNNKIQVGDVVRVKGKTVLFDNRLQINISNEDDSIRKMSMAEINPEKYLKFSNNDLNILKSNLEIYIKKVENDGIKALLEQIFEKNQKLKEEFFFSPAAMEVHHAYPGGLLEHSLMVTEISLNLCNLYQEEKEIVINKDIIIAGSLLHDIGKIQEYSVTPAGIIKTEAGELIGHIQLGTKILYDESKKINPKIKEKDLKHLVHIILSHHGEIEYGSPIVPKTIESFIIGLSDNIDSKIAQVKDNIRNALQIDKDSEWSEYDKRLARKIRIERDD
- the alr gene encoding alanine racemase; this translates as MIGRETVAYIDIDKYLYNLDFLQKHTKTKIMPVLKANAYGHGATFLAKAAIKEGYDMIAVAFLEEALNLLEQGIKIPILIFNYFSPKDLKEVLEFSEFIKPTITSSYFLEKACVILGSDVKKFKFHINLDTGINRIGIKKAEIPKLVSLIKKYNVSIEGIYSHFANADEKDDFTHVQFDRFITLSKYFESEGIYSKIKHISNSAGALFFPNYSLDYVRAGIATFGLQPSVTHIEPNLKPILELKSVVSSVHELLPEDTVGYGRTYKAKKRNKNCCNPYRYADGYFRNLSNKGEVLINGKRCKILGRVSMDQIVVDISYNNNVSIGDEVVIIGKQKDDNISAEEVAKRAQTINYEITSKITQRVQRRYLKGGNYFE